A genomic region of Dreissena polymorpha isolate Duluth1 chromosome 4, UMN_Dpol_1.0, whole genome shotgun sequence contains the following coding sequences:
- the LOC127880122 gene encoding uncharacterized protein LOC127880122 has product MPVLSIEDYKRNFVHVNKYGRSSSDGLPRQTLVVYKCEWDIECDRHFNKGQIPWSVIKNEEDCHAETYLLNSLREKLKTYHSFRYENFQNQQDELKKNLHVHTENDRSIKPLGHFFLNIYLSYSPCGDCADQLITFANEFHDQLDVQINISFSTFYEHTKPSNYVGLLRLRNPIIRGEDRICMSILNGADSWEKFFKEMEVKGTKTLSKWKEIATTSLRHEREKDDNRIFSMLDGPKDVPRKRCLKFFSDFDIHTPCYWSHKCFRCENIHEIPHLCDKWSHDGHEAST; this is encoded by the exons ATGCCTGTACTCAGTATAGAGGATTACAAGAGAAATTTTGTACACGTCAACAAATATGGCAGATCTTCTTCAGATGGCTTGCCTAGACAAACCCTTGTTGTGTACAAATGCGAATGGGACATAGAGTGTGACAGACATTTCAACAAAGGCCAGATACCATGGTCAGTAATCAAGAATGAGGAAGATTGCCATGCGGAGACATATTTGTTGAATTCACTGAGGGAGAAACTGAAAACCTATCATTCATTCAG ATATGAAAACTTCCAAAATCAACAAGACGAATTGAAGAAGAATCTGCACGTGCACACAGAAAACGACAGATCTATAAAGCCTTTGGGCCACTTTTTTCTCAACATATATCTAAGTTATTCCCCCTGTGGGGATTGCGCAGATCAGCTGATAACCTTCGCCAATGAGTTCCATGATCAGTTAGATGTCCAGATCAACATTTCCTTCAGCACTTTTTACGAGCACACTAAGCCATCCAACTATGTCGGTCTGCTAAGACTTCGCAATCCCATCATCAGAGGTGAGGACAGAATTTGCATGTCCATACTCAATGGCGCAGACAGTTGGGAGAAGTTCTTTAAAGAAATGGAGGTGAAAGGAACTAAAACATTATCGAAGTGGAAGGAAATAGCGACAACAAGCCTGAGACATGAAAGAGAGAAAGACGACAACAGAAT TTTCAGCATGCTTGATGGGCCAAAAGACGTGCCTCGGAAAAGGTGTTTAAAATTCTTCAGTGATTTCGACATTCACACACCATGTTACTGGAGTCACAAGTGTTTCAGGTGTGAAAATATCCATGAAATCCCACACTTGTGCGATAAGTGGAGCCATGATGGCCATGAAGCTTCCACCTAA